Proteins found in one Triticum aestivum cultivar Chinese Spring chromosome 4D, IWGSC CS RefSeq v2.1, whole genome shotgun sequence genomic segment:
- the LOC123097319 gene encoding uncharacterized protein isoform X1 — MWFLERYLCVLKSYVRNRAHPEGSIAEAHLADECMMFCSRYIDGFATKHNRPSRNDDDDEAVDVEQGSTLFPSVGKPLGKPGNYVLRGLAKFQAHRYVLFNCSDVNPFFRAHTDEITSERDVSSNTVESIQHDKFKDWFKAHIIKLEKENGIGSINNDIRWLARGPVDAAKRYRAYNSGGYRFRPKRLDRASQNSGVVVRAKTSTYAAPDDAT; from the exons ATGTGGTTTCTGGAAAG GTATCTCTGTGTCCTGAAGTCATATGTGCGTAACAGAGCACATCCAGAAGGATCTATCGCTGAAGCACATCTTGCAGACGAGTGCATGATGTTTTGTTCAAGATATATTGATGGTTTCGCCACCAAGCATAATCGGCCTTCAAGgaatgacgatgacgatgaggcGGTTGATGTTGAACAAGGATCAACTCTGTTTCCTTCTGTAGGAAAACCACTTGGAAAGCCTGGCAATTATGTTCTTAGAGGGTTGGCTAAATTCCAAGCACATAGATATGTGTTGTTCAACTGCTCAGATGTCAACCCATTCTTTCG AGCTCACACTGATGAGATCACTAGCGAGCGTGATGTCTCCTCAAACACGGTCGAGTCCATCCAacatgataagttcaaggactggTTCAAGGCTCAT ATAATTAAATTGGAGAAGGAAAATGGTATTGGTAGTATTAATAATGATATTAGATGGCTAGCACGTGGCCCAGTTGATGCAGCAAAAAGGTACCGCGCTTACAACTCCGGAGGATATCGGTTTAGGCCTAAACGCTTAGATAGGGCGAGTCAAAATAGTGGAGTGGTGGTACGTGCCAAAACATCTACATATGCTGCACCAGATGATGCGACTTAA
- the LOC123097319 gene encoding uncharacterized protein isoform X2, with amino-acid sequence MMFCSRYIDGFATKHNRPSRNDDDDEAVDVEQGSTLFPSVGKPLGKPGNYVLRGLAKFQAHRYVLFNCSDVNPFFRAHTDEITSERDVSSNTVESIQHDKFKDWFKAHIIKLEKENGIGSINNDIRWLARGPVDAAKRYRAYNSGGYRFRPKRLDRASQNSGVVVRAKTSTYAAPDDAT; translated from the exons ATGATGTTTTGTTCAAGATATATTGATGGTTTCGCCACCAAGCATAATCGGCCTTCAAGgaatgacgatgacgatgaggcGGTTGATGTTGAACAAGGATCAACTCTGTTTCCTTCTGTAGGAAAACCACTTGGAAAGCCTGGCAATTATGTTCTTAGAGGGTTGGCTAAATTCCAAGCACATAGATATGTGTTGTTCAACTGCTCAGATGTCAACCCATTCTTTCG AGCTCACACTGATGAGATCACTAGCGAGCGTGATGTCTCCTCAAACACGGTCGAGTCCATCCAacatgataagttcaaggactggTTCAAGGCTCAT ATAATTAAATTGGAGAAGGAAAATGGTATTGGTAGTATTAATAATGATATTAGATGGCTAGCACGTGGCCCAGTTGATGCAGCAAAAAGGTACCGCGCTTACAACTCCGGAGGATATCGGTTTAGGCCTAAACGCTTAGATAGGGCGAGTCAAAATAGTGGAGTGGTGGTACGTGCCAAAACATCTACATATGCTGCACCAGATGATGCGACTTAA